From a single Sediminibacterium sp. KACHI17 genomic region:
- a CDS encoding DUF177 domain-containing protein, giving the protein MSHRREYEIAFVGLKPGTHVYEYRIEDKFFTSYGEQDFNNCIANIKLSLEKNNNFMQLKFDIDGTLETPCDRCGNQLPLQLWDEFNIIVKMVDDPEIMNEQEEDPDVYYISRGESHLYLSDWIYEFINLSIPLQKMCKESEVGGPLCNKEVLEKLKKMEEEAQKDQHKTVWKGLEKFKDLE; this is encoded by the coding sequence ATGAGTCATCGGCGGGAATATGAGATAGCTTTTGTGGGTTTAAAGCCGGGGACTCATGTATACGAATACCGTATTGAGGACAAGTTCTTTACGAGTTATGGAGAGCAGGATTTCAACAACTGCATCGCCAATATAAAATTGAGTTTGGAGAAGAATAACAACTTCATGCAACTCAAGTTTGATATTGACGGTACATTGGAGACTCCTTGCGACAGATGTGGAAACCAATTGCCGTTACAACTCTGGGATGAGTTCAACATCATTGTAAAAATGGTGGACGACCCTGAAATCATGAATGAGCAAGAAGAAGATCCTGATGTGTATTATATCAGTCGAGGAGAAAGCCATCTGTACCTGAGCGATTGGATCTATGAATTCATCAACCTCAGTATTCCGCTCCAGAAAATGTGTAAGGAAAGTGAAGTGGGTGGTCCACTGTGTAATAAAGAAGTGTTGGAGAAATTGAAGAAGATGGAAGAAGAAGCACAAAAAGACCAACACAAAACGGTTTGGAAGGGACTAGAAAAATTTAAAGATTTAGAATAA
- the rpmF gene encoding 50S ribosomal protein L32: MPNPKRRHSQQRSAKRRTHYVAQEVTLSKDSTTGETHVRHRAHVSEGKLFYKGKLVAEKAPLKA, encoded by the coding sequence ATGCCGAATCCTAAACGCAGACATTCACAGCAGCGCAGTGCAAAAAGAAGAACGCACTACGTAGCACAGGAAGTTACATTGAGCAAAGACAGCACCACAGGTGAAACACACGTACGCCATCGTGCACACGTGAGCGAAGGTAAATTGTTCTATAAAGGGAAACTGGTAGCTGAGAAAGCACCATTGAAAGCTTAA
- the plsX gene encoding phosphate acyltransferase PlsX: protein MNIGIDMMGGDFAPLEAVKGLKLYLSTSTPVASLYLIGDETLINPLLEEHQVTSPNLHLVHAPEVIGYHEHPTKALKEKQRSSIAIGFHLLATGKIDAFISAGNTGAMLVGAMYSIKPIAGVARPTISTIIPKLKGGTGLLVDVGLNADCKPEQLNQFALLGSLYAQHILNITNPSVGLVNVGEEEGKGNILAQATYPLLKENTQINFIGNIEGRDIFQDKADVMVCDGFTGNIILKLAESIYDIAVERNLSSDSYFNRFHYENYGGTPVLGVAKPVIIGHGISNDIAFKNMIALAEKMIETDLCGKITSSFSA, encoded by the coding sequence ATGAATATTGGCATAGACATGATGGGTGGAGATTTTGCACCGCTGGAAGCGGTGAAGGGACTGAAACTTTATCTGTCTACCAGTACACCTGTTGCCTCACTATATTTAATAGGTGATGAAACACTGATCAACCCTCTGTTGGAGGAGCATCAGGTTACATCACCTAATTTGCATTTGGTACATGCCCCGGAAGTGATCGGTTATCATGAACACCCTACCAAGGCATTAAAAGAAAAGCAACGTTCTTCGATCGCTATCGGATTTCACTTGCTTGCTACCGGTAAAATTGATGCATTCATCAGTGCAGGAAATACCGGAGCTATGTTGGTGGGTGCGATGTACAGCATCAAACCTATTGCAGGCGTTGCACGTCCCACGATTTCAACCATCATCCCTAAATTGAAAGGCGGAACCGGTTTATTGGTGGATGTTGGATTGAATGCAGATTGCAAACCAGAGCAACTAAATCAGTTTGCATTATTGGGAAGTTTATATGCTCAGCATATTCTCAATATCACCAATCCTTCTGTAGGATTAGTGAATGTTGGAGAAGAAGAAGGCAAGGGCAATATTCTTGCACAAGCCACCTACCCTCTTTTAAAAGAAAATACACAAATCAATTTCATCGGAAACATAGAAGGTCGCGATATCTTTCAGGATAAGGCCGATGTAATGGTGTGTGATGGCTTTACCGGTAATATCATTCTGAAACTAGCAGAATCTATTTACGATATCGCGGTAGAAAGAAATCTCTCCTCAGATAGCTACTTTAATCGCTTCCACTATGAGAACTATGGCGGCACCCCTGTATTGGGAGTCGCTAAGCCTGTTATTATTGGTCATGGTATCAGTAATGATATCGCTTTCAAGAACATGATCGCATTGGCTGAAAAAATGATCGAGACCGATCTCTGCGGTAAGATCACCAGCAGTTTTAGCGCTTAA